A genomic stretch from candidate division KSB1 bacterium includes:
- a CDS encoding Gfo/Idh/MocA family oxidoreductase, with product MNRRTFVKSVAGAAALGMPALLGMQPKKYRTALIGSGWWGMNIARMALQSGEVEMTALCDVDRTIRENAAAEIEKLTGRKPKMYNDYRDLLHEVKPEIAIVASPDHWHALQTIDAVKAGADVYVEKPIGHTIMEGRAMVNAARKYGRIVQVGTHRRVSPHNMAAIDFLKKGGAGKIGFIRAFVFSSGGPGEMTPDEDPPDGLDWDLYCGPAPLRPFNRRIHPRGFRQFLDFANGTLGDWGVHWMDHILWWSEELYPTYVHSAGGKFIAQDNPDAPDTQSVNFQFETFTAVWETRRYGGNDCEKHPLGIYFYGTEGIVHIGWHDGWTFYPAKKSGKLIHEDPKLHQPDDQNIPELWADFMRCIKTRQKPVCDIEILHRSTNMSLLGMLSHKLGRGIRWDGRAERCPNDDEANKLLRRAYRAPWIYPEE from the coding sequence ATGAATCGCAGGACATTCGTTAAATCAGTTGCGGGAGCTGCGGCACTGGGAATGCCGGCGCTCCTGGGAATGCAGCCGAAAAAGTATCGAACGGCGCTCATCGGTTCGGGCTGGTGGGGAATGAACATCGCGCGCATGGCGCTGCAAAGCGGCGAGGTTGAGATGACCGCTCTGTGCGATGTCGATCGCACAATTCGCGAAAACGCGGCAGCAGAAATCGAAAAGCTCACCGGCCGCAAGCCGAAAATGTACAACGACTACCGCGACCTTTTGCACGAGGTCAAGCCGGAAATTGCCATCGTCGCCTCACCCGACCATTGGCATGCCCTGCAGACCATTGATGCCGTCAAGGCGGGTGCCGATGTGTACGTCGAAAAGCCGATTGGACACACCATCATGGAAGGCCGCGCCATGGTGAATGCGGCGCGGAAATACGGCCGCATCGTTCAGGTCGGCACTCACCGCCGTGTTTCCCCACATAATATGGCGGCCATCGACTTTTTGAAAAAGGGCGGCGCCGGAAAAATCGGCTTTATTCGCGCTTTTGTTTTTTCCAGCGGCGGCCCCGGGGAAATGACGCCGGATGAAGATCCGCCGGACGGTCTCGATTGGGACTTGTACTGCGGCCCCGCGCCCCTGCGGCCTTTCAATCGCCGCATCCACCCGCGGGGTTTTCGTCAGTTCCTCGACTTTGCCAACGGCACGTTGGGGGATTGGGGCGTCCACTGGATGGACCACATCCTTTGGTGGTCTGAGGAGCTCTACCCGACGTATGTGCATTCTGCGGGAGGAAAATTCATCGCCCAAGATAACCCCGATGCCCCCGATACACAAAGCGTCAATTTCCAATTCGAGACCTTTACCGCCGTGTGGGAGACGCGGCGTTACGGAGGCAACGATTGCGAAAAGCATCCCCTGGGCATCTACTTTTACGGCACGGAGGGCATTGTGCATATCGGCTGGCATGACGGTTGGACGTTCTATCCGGCGAAAAAGAGCGGAAAACTCATCCACGAAGACCCAAAACTGCATCAGCCGGATGATCAAAACATCCCCGAACTATGGGCCGACTTTATGCGATGCATCAAGACGCGGCAAAAACCGGTATGCGACATCGAAATCCTGCACCGATCGACCAATATGAGCCTCCTCGGCATGCTGTCGCATAAACTGGGGCGCGGCATTCGCTGGGACGGCCGCGCCGAACGCTGCCCGAACGACGATGAGGCCAACAAGCTCTTGCGACGCGCCTATCGCGCACCGTGGATTTATCCGGAAGAATAG